The Oscillatoria acuminata PCC 6304 genomic interval CCGGTGGAACACTTGGCATTGTGGCGATCGCCTCAGTTGGCAGTCGGTTGGAGCATTCCCCCTGACGGTTCTATCTTGCCACCCCAGCGGACTACAGCGGTTGAATTTTTAAGGGGGGCGATCGCGGGACGGTGAACCCAGAGGAATCAGGAAGAAAGAGCGTTGCACGAAAAAGGCGATCGCCGGCTGTCAAAAATACGAGATAATAGCCACAGTCAAGAACCAACCGAGGACCGGACTCCTAGTGCAACGCTCCAGGAAGGGAGTAATACAGTTTTTTTGTATGTAAATTTATATTACCCCGAAAAACCATAAACCAAAAGAGTAATTATTTATGAATATAATAGATTTGAGTCTATATTAAAGGGTTATTCTGAGGAGAAAGGCCATTGAAGCAGTCAACCCTACACCAGCTTAGAGTCTTTGAAGCCGTAGCTCGTCATAAGAGCTTTACTCGTGCTGCTGAAGAACTATTTTTAACGCAACCCTCGGTTTCGATGCAAGTGAAACAGTTGGCGAAGTCCGTGGGAATGCCATTGTTTGAACAAGTCGGGAAACGGCTCTATTTGACAGAAGCCGGGGAAGAGTTGTTAGGGACTTGTCGAGATATTTTCGATCGCCTCTCCCAATTTGAAATGACGGTGGCGGATCTACAAGGTCTCAAACAGGGACAATTAAAACTGAGCGTGATTACCACAGCCAAATATGTGATTCCCCGCTTACTCGGGCCATTTTGTCAACGCTATCCGGGAATTGACGTCTCCCTCAAGGTGACGAACCATGAAGGATTGCAGGAACGGCTCAATGACAATCTTGATGATCTGTATATTTTAAGCCAACCTCCGGTGACTCCGGATGTCTCCTGTCATGAGTTTCTGGACAATCCTCTGGTGGTGTTAGCACCGATGAATCATCCCTTAGCATCCCAGAAAAATATCCCCATTGAACGATTGAATGGGGAACCCTTTATCATGCGTGAACCGGGTTCGGGGACGAGGCAAGCGGTGCAAAAAATGTTTGAAGACCGGGGGGTGGCGGTGAAGGTGCGCCTGGATTTGGGGAGTAATGAAGCGATCAAACAGGCGATCGCTGGAGGATTAGGAATTTCCGTGCTCTCTCGTCACGTTTTGACCCTGGATGGTTGGCAAAATCAACTGACGATTCTGGATGTGGAGGGTTTTCCCATTCCGCGACAGTGGTATGCCATTTATCCCAGTGGTAAACAACTTTCCGTGGTGGCGCAGGCCTTTTTTGAATATCTTTTGAATGAAGGCAAGCAGGCGATCGAGAATTCGACGAGATTTGCCCAACAGCAGTTGGAATGAATCTCCCGGTGACGTAAAATCCGGCGAACCCATAACAGGGCGATCGCCGGATTTTTTTTGACCTTAATTTGAAACCTCAGTCATCTCAATCACCCGCCCTTGGCGGTCTTTCACCAAGAAATTTAGGGGCTTTTCTCGCCGGATTTTGTACTTGACTCCGCTCATCTGCACCCGCAATAGCAACTGTTCGAGACAGTCATGGTCAAACCCAACATGGCGTTGTCGGTTCTTGCTGCCTAAACTCGCCCCAGAAATAACGTGCAGTTGAGTATTTTTCTGTAATTGATACCAGAGTCCATCCGGTCCGGTCATGGTTTGAGTTGCCGTGGACCCCATTGGGGAGGACATATAAAGAGGGTCGATCCCCGTGCCGCCGAGGGTTTGCTCGTAGTTATAGTAATAATGTAAGGGGACTTCCGCCGCCGGCAATTCCAGCAGCCCTTCATAAAGCTGTCGGGCAGTCTCCAAATCTGAAACCATGATGGTGTAAACTTTCGGGGCGCTGGTGAGGAACATCCACATCGCCACGCCATAGGCGGCGAGTAGCATCACCATAATCCCCTGGGTAGAAAAGAGGCTATCCAGAGGTAGGGATGGCAGCAACGAGCTTAATGTGGGAGGAACGCTAACAATTAGAGCCATGTACTTTTCAATAGGGTAAACCAAGGTTTAGATCGAGCGATCGCTTGCACAGTCGGGGTGGTGACCCCCTTCATTCTAGGTCAATCTGATTGTAATTAACTTCTGGGGAGTTTGAGGGGCTCTAAGTCCCGCGCTGTACCGGAACGGTCAGCGTCGGGATACATGGACCCCTCAAGTCAGTTGAAGGGTTCGATACCCTGAAAATTGACAATCAGTGCAATTGTCGTGTTATGATATTATCGCAAATTGTTTCTACGGTAATGCTAAGAGCAACGAAGTACAGAATTTACCCAACCACCGAGCAAAGGCAACATCTTGCTCAGAGTTTTGGTTGCTGTAGATTCGCATGGAACTACGCTCTCAACCTGACAAACGAAACCTACAAAGCTACAGGTAAGGGTCTAGGGCGCTTTGCCATTCAGCAAGAGATAACTAATCTCAAGAAAGAGCATGAATGGATGAAAGAACCCTATTCCCAGTGCTTACAGGTTGTTGCCCTAAATTTGTCCAGGGCTTTTATCAACTTTTTTGAAGGGAGGGCTTCTTATCCTCAATTCAAATCAAAGCACCGTAACCAATCTATTAGTTATCCTCAGAATGTCTCTATCGTAGAAGATGGCATCAAGTTCCCTAAAATGGGGATTGTTCATGCCAGACTGCATAGACCTATTGATGGGGCAATCAGAACAGTCACGGTGTCAATGAATGCAAAAGGCCAATACTTTGCCGCTGTTCTAGTCGATGATGGGAAAGATATCCCAGAAAAAACGACTGAAGGTAAAGCGGTAGGTATTGATTTAGGATTGACTCATTTTGCTATAACCTCCGATGGGTCTAAGTTTGATAACCCCCGGTGGTTAGCTAAACATGAGAAAAATCTAAGAGCCAAGCAGAAGCGGCTATCCAGAAGACCCCAAGGCTCTAACAACCGGAACAAAACCCGTAAACAGGTAGCCGGGGTACATAACAAAATAGCTCGATGCCGGGAAGATTTCCACCACAAACTGTCACGCAGGATAGTCAACGAAAACCAAGTCATAGTGGTGGAAAATCTAGCAGTTAGGAACATGGTCAGAAACCACTGTCTCGCTAAAGCAATCAGTCAGGTGGGATGGGGTCAGTTCTGTACCATGCTGAAGTACAAAGCAGAGCAAGAAGGGAAAGTCTACCTTGAAGTAGACCGCTTCTTTCCTAGCTCCAAAACCTGCAATGTTTGCCTCAATCAAGTAAGAAGCCTGACCTTGAATGTCAGGACTTGGCAGTGTGAAAAGTGTCAAACGAAGCACGATAGAGACATCAACGCGGCTAAGAACATAAGAGATGAAGGACTGCGTAAGTTATCCTCGGGAACCGGGGAAGTCGCCTACCGCCCAGGTGTAAGACGAGATAGTAGAGGACGCAAGAAATCCACTATTTCGCAATCTGCTGGGTAGGAAGCCCGCGCTGTACCGCAAGGTCAGCGTCGGGTAGTTCACTTGTAACAAAGCGGCACAGAACTCATCACCGCATTCTGTTGGACTTCGGTCCCCGACCCGAGAAACCGAGTTTCTGAATCGATATTTCGCTCCTTTACCGACCCATTTTCCTAAAAACCCGGTTTCTAGGCGTTCGTTCTAATTCTGTTGAGGTTAGGGATGCGAATGGACCGCAACTGTGGATATATTACAGACATCCATCGCAGATATCTGGAGTCGTCCAGGGACTTCAAACCCCTTGTGGGTGATGCAACTTACCAGTTTTCAAAGGAAGTTCGAGCTTATGCAACCGCCTGTTTTTTCTGAATGTCAGCACCCCCTGGTGCAGTCTTTGTTTCAAAGAAGCGATCGCGAACTGTTGACCCTGTTTCAGCGCCACCCCGATGAGGGCAAATACTTCACTGCCATCTTTGGGCGCTATAGTTCCATTGTCTATACCCTGATTCAACATCAAGCTAAATCCCCAGTTCAAGGCGACTATCTCTTTGCCATGACTTGGCGGCATATCTACCACGAACTCCGGGGACTAGATTTACGCTTTGAGGAAGGCGCTTCCACTCCCTTTACCTTACAAACCTGGCTGATTAATATGACCGCTTGGTGTATCGAACACGCGGAATTACCCCCAGTCGAATCTATCCATTATTCCTTACAAAATTCCCCGCCTCCGTTATGGTGTTATGTGGAACAAGCCTTAGATTTACTCTCTCCCCTGTTGCGAATTACAGTATTAATGGCCCAGACTTTTCACTGGAGTGAAACTCGCATTTCGGCCTATCTGCAAGCGGAAGGAGAAACGATCGCCCCGGGAGATGTTAAGGCATTACTCGAAGAAGGGTATCAACGCTTAGAAACCGCTTTGCCCACGGATATTAGAACCATTTATTTGGAGGCTTTCCCCCTTCATTCTAATTCCGCCCCCGCTTTACAAAACGCCACCTAATCGGATCAGGACAAGGCATCTGCCTTGTCCTAATCCTGCTGACTTATGCCTCGGGTTCGACTCCTAATGCTCGTAATTGGGCGGCGAGGGCCTCTGCTCGGTTCCATTCGCGATCGGCCCGTTCCCGTTCCTGTTGCCATGCCTCAAGCAACTCATGGGGCATGAGCAACCGTTCCCCATTATCCCCGCGATAAAAGGCAATCAGCTTATCTTCTACGGCCAACCGCAACTCTAAGACGGTACTATAATTATCGGCGATCGGCTCATAAACAAACTCTTTGTTTA includes:
- a CDS encoding RNA-guided endonuclease InsQ/TnpB family protein: MLRATKYRIYPTTEQRQHLAQSFGCCRFAWNYALNLTNETYKATGKGLGRFAIQQEITNLKKEHEWMKEPYSQCLQVVALNLSRAFINFFEGRASYPQFKSKHRNQSISYPQNVSIVEDGIKFPKMGIVHARLHRPIDGAIRTVTVSMNAKGQYFAAVLVDDGKDIPEKTTEGKAVGIDLGLTHFAITSDGSKFDNPRWLAKHEKNLRAKQKRLSRRPQGSNNRNKTRKQVAGVHNKIARCREDFHHKLSRRIVNENQVIVVENLAVRNMVRNHCLAKAISQVGWGQFCTMLKYKAEQEGKVYLEVDRFFPSSKTCNVCLNQVRSLTLNVRTWQCEKCQTKHDRDINAAKNIRDEGLRKLSSGTGEVAYRPGVRRDSRGRKKSTISQSAG
- a CDS encoding LysR family transcriptional regulator, which produces MKQSTLHQLRVFEAVARHKSFTRAAEELFLTQPSVSMQVKQLAKSVGMPLFEQVGKRLYLTEAGEELLGTCRDIFDRLSQFEMTVADLQGLKQGQLKLSVITTAKYVIPRLLGPFCQRYPGIDVSLKVTNHEGLQERLNDNLDDLYILSQPPVTPDVSCHEFLDNPLVVLAPMNHPLASQKNIPIERLNGEPFIMREPGSGTRQAVQKMFEDRGVAVKVRLDLGSNEAIKQAIAGGLGISVLSRHVLTLDGWQNQLTILDVEGFPIPRQWYAIYPSGKQLSVVAQAFFEYLLNEGKQAIENSTRFAQQQLE